The Eubacterium maltosivorans genome includes the window CGCCTGCGGATTAGTGTGAGGTGAGTGAAATGACTGAAAATAAATCGGTAGTGCGACCGGCCATCGTTGGGTTTTTGATACTGGCACTTATTACAGGCGTGATCTATACCTTTGTGTGCACAGGTATCGGTCAGCTTCTGTTTAACCATAAGGTAAATGGGAGCATCATCAGCGGGACGGCCAATGGGCAGGAGGTATCGTACGGTTCTGAGTTTTTAGCGCAGCCTTTTACAACCCCTGAATATCTGATTGGCAGGCCCTGGAATGACGGAGCCCCCACGAATTTAAACCCGGTAGGTAACGAGCAGGCGGCGCTGGTCCAGGAAAGAATCGACTGGTGGCATGAGCTGGACCCGCAGAATAGAGCAGATATTCCAATGGAACTTGTTACTGTGAGCGGCAGCGGCTATGACCCCGAAATCACACCGGCCGGGGCTGAGTACCAGGTGGCGCGTATCGCGAGAGAGCGCCGTATCAGTGAGGAAAGGGTAAGAGAAATCATCAGCGCCAATACAAAGGATCGAGCTTTTGGCGTGTTGGGCGAGCCAACGGTTAATGTACTAAAAGTAAATTTAGCACTTGATGGTATTGAAACAGAATAATCGTCTATGATAGTATTAAGGGATAGAGGAAGCTCTATCCCTTGAGATACGTTGAGCGATAACAGAGATAAGGTCATAGTGGAGGTAAAACATGGATTTTCGGGATGAACGTCCAAATCCGGAACGTTTACTGGAAGAAATAAACGAGGAAGAACGGCGCAGCAGAGAAGATGAAGAGGGTATCGGGCATCTGAAA containing:
- a CDS encoding potassium-transporting ATPase subunit C; the encoded protein is MTENKSVVRPAIVGFLILALITGVIYTFVCTGIGQLLFNHKVNGSIISGTANGQEVSYGSEFLAQPFTTPEYLIGRPWNDGAPTNLNPVGNEQAALVQERIDWWHELDPQNRADIPMELVTVSGSGYDPEITPAGAEYQVARIARERRISEERVREIISANTKDRAFGVLGEPTVNVLKVNLALDGIETE